The Sphingobacterium bambusae genome includes a window with the following:
- a CDS encoding DNA/RNA non-specific endonuclease translates to MSLLLGMAFLLSSCRKENVLISTGADNQVVFTSRISGLPQTRAQGTQWADRDSIGIFMYQRGGPLNASTIVNAGFNRVYMTNGNGNFSPKDGGESLSYPADAAVDFRAYYPFQRSGGLLPRIDVSGQSNQPSLDFMLATGSGAGSAGAPVSLTFERQMTKLELKIKGEGLAGLRARFTAVPTEAAFDLSAQEFLPPTDVADLSANVQVNASNEAIVEWTLFPMTTNTAQQIVFTKADGSNFTWRIPTNSSFLKGHRYQYDVTLGQDGSVDPTPTVSYMEIPIIRSGANLQYSMKMSTGKNRRNFSMLYDTQNKLAVWVAYPLSGDYLGSLSRTDRWGYDPFYPQNLQANLSSGYPNNAALDIDRGHQLPSGDRTDDYNENVATFYYTNMTPQTKSLNQQVWARLEDKVRAWATQSGVDTMYVVTGGGVTTASDQRIDYVNDNSSRPVAKPKYYYKVLAMKRGTTYHTIGFRFNNVATDNRANYMNYTKTVAEIEQETGFTFFPALPAAVKSRIDTQIWN, encoded by the coding sequence ATGAGCCTGTTGTTAGGGATGGCATTTTTGCTGTCTTCTTGTCGTAAAGAAAATGTACTTATTTCTACGGGTGCAGATAATCAAGTCGTATTTACAAGTCGTATTTCCGGATTACCGCAAACACGTGCACAAGGCACGCAATGGGCAGATCGTGATTCGATTGGTATTTTTATGTATCAGCGTGGAGGCCCATTAAATGCTTCGACCATTGTCAATGCCGGTTTCAACCGCGTGTACATGACCAATGGCAATGGTAATTTTTCGCCAAAGGACGGAGGCGAGTCGCTAAGCTATCCTGCCGATGCTGCGGTAGATTTCAGAGCCTATTATCCTTTTCAACGATCTGGAGGTCTCTTGCCCAGGATCGATGTCAGTGGGCAAAGCAATCAGCCATCGCTTGATTTTATGCTAGCCACGGGTAGCGGCGCAGGGTCAGCTGGAGCGCCTGTTTCCCTGACCTTTGAGCGGCAAATGACCAAGCTGGAGCTTAAGATTAAAGGCGAGGGCCTTGCAGGGCTACGCGCACGATTTACAGCTGTGCCAACGGAAGCCGCTTTTGACCTATCGGCCCAAGAATTTTTGCCACCGACGGATGTAGCAGATCTATCGGCTAACGTGCAGGTCAACGCATCCAATGAGGCCATTGTGGAGTGGACATTATTTCCGATGACAACCAATACTGCACAGCAAATTGTGTTCACGAAAGCGGATGGTAGCAACTTTACTTGGCGAATCCCTACGAACAGCAGCTTTCTTAAGGGGCATCGCTACCAATATGATGTCACCCTGGGACAAGATGGCTCCGTAGACCCTACGCCTACGGTATCGTACATGGAAATTCCCATCATCCGCAGCGGAGCTAACCTGCAGTACAGCATGAAGATGTCTACCGGAAAAAATAGGCGCAATTTCTCCATGTTGTATGACACGCAAAACAAATTGGCTGTTTGGGTGGCTTACCCGCTGAGTGGAGACTACTTGGGAAGCTTAAGCAGAACCGACCGATGGGGTTATGATCCCTTTTATCCGCAAAATTTGCAGGCCAACCTTTCCAGTGGTTACCCAAACAATGCCGCCTTGGATATCGATCGTGGACACCAGTTGCCTAGCGGCGACCGCACCGATGATTACAATGAAAACGTTGCCACTTTTTATTATACCAACATGACACCGCAGACGAAGTCCTTGAACCAACAGGTATGGGCACGCTTGGAAGATAAAGTGCGTGCATGGGCTACCCAGTCGGGGGTAGATACGATGTATGTGGTAACCGGCGGCGGCGTGACCACCGCCAGCGACCAGCGGATCGATTATGTCAATGATAATAGCAGTAGGCCCGTCGCCAAACCAAAGTATTACTATAAAGTATTGGCCATGAAGCGAGGTACAACCTACCATACCATCGGCTTTCGCTTCAACAACGTGGCGACAGACAATCGCGCAAACTATATGAATTATACGAAGACCGTCGCTGAAATTGAACAAGAAACGGGCTTCACCTTCTTCCCGGCACTTCCAGCGGCCGTGAAATCGAGGATAGATACACAAATATGGAATTGA
- a CDS encoding fimbrillin family protein, with protein sequence MKKKQLLGAAIALMVMGNSCKNDAYRDLELENNGAVQFTSSIGGNVATRVTGNAWDSNDAIGVFMKQGAGLNSPLAANKKFTTGGNGNFSATGTDVIDYPETGTVDFIAYYPYTADLVGTTLPVSVASQANLSAIDVLYSNNATALSKTSGTANLTFTHKLSKVEFVVKGGNGVADVAGLSVAYNNVNTTASLDLATGTLSAAASPQNVTAKTTALTGTQAGSQFVEAILLPGDLSAKQVVFTVGANTFTWTIPANTTLEAGTKRTYDIVLQTTPTGNEVAVTGAGTITDWTTVPGGAVNVDLDEEQGGGTDPGTGTEEEFFFETFGEAGPTSNPRGRMGTYTDYDMTSPVVYSDSYADSWADIRATSTMNSHVWLPSARTTGIKIEGINGTGYTNLKLSYDLAANATGASAAVIKVRVNGVEKSVTGALGTSNTYSSYTIEDIAASNTLTVEFYANSAENEAGYRLDNIKLVGTK encoded by the coding sequence ATGAAAAAAAAGCAATTATTAGGTGCTGCCATAGCACTAATGGTCATGGGGAATTCCTGTAAGAACGATGCGTATCGCGATTTGGAATTGGAAAACAACGGAGCGGTGCAGTTCACATCATCCATTGGCGGGAATGTAGCAACACGCGTAACGGGCAATGCTTGGGATAGCAACGATGCTATTGGTGTATTCATGAAGCAAGGTGCAGGCTTAAATAGCCCACTTGCAGCTAACAAGAAGTTTACAACTGGCGGCAACGGTAACTTCTCCGCTACGGGTACGGACGTAATCGACTATCCGGAAACGGGAACAGTAGATTTTATCGCTTACTATCCTTACACGGCCGATCTTGTCGGCACTACCTTGCCGGTATCTGTTGCATCACAGGCCAATCTATCGGCGATTGACGTATTGTATTCAAACAATGCGACGGCATTGTCGAAGACATCTGGAACAGCAAACCTAACATTCACGCATAAGCTGTCTAAAGTAGAATTCGTCGTGAAAGGTGGAAATGGTGTGGCCGATGTTGCCGGATTATCTGTCGCTTATAACAACGTGAATACCACTGCATCACTTGACTTGGCTACAGGTACGCTAAGTGCTGCTGCATCGCCACAAAACGTGACGGCTAAAACAACAGCGTTGACAGGTACGCAAGCAGGCTCGCAATTCGTGGAAGCCATCTTATTGCCCGGAGATTTATCTGCTAAACAAGTGGTGTTCACCGTCGGCGCGAATACATTCACGTGGACGATTCCTGCAAACACTACTTTGGAAGCTGGTACCAAGCGCACATACGACATCGTGTTGCAAACGACGCCTACGGGAAATGAAGTTGCTGTGACTGGTGCTGGCACAATTACCGACTGGACAACCGTACCGGGAGGTGCAGTAAACGTTGATCTTGATGAAGAGCAAGGTGGCGGTACTGATCCAGGCACAGGCACAGAAGAAGAGTTTTTCTTTGAAACATTTGGAGAAGCAGGCCCAACGAGCAATCCAAGGGGTAGAATGGGTACATACACGGATTACGACATGACTTCGCCCGTTGTGTATTCGGATTCATATGCTGACTCTTGGGCAGATATTCGTGCGACAAGCACCATGAACTCGCACGTTTGGCTCCCTTCTGCCAGAACCACCGGCATCAAGATTGAAGGTATCAATGGTACAGGCTATACAAATCTTAAATTATCCTATGATTTAGCCGCTAATGCTACAGGAGCATCAGCAGCCGTGATCAAAGTTCGCGTGAACGGTGTTGAAAAATCCGTGACGGGCGCATTGGGAACATCAAACACCTACAGTTCCTACACTATTGAAGATATCGCAGCGAGTAATACGTTAACGGTTGAATTTTATGCAAACAGCGCAGAGAATGAGGCCGGCTACCGACTTGATAATATTAAACTAGTAGGTACAAAATAA
- a CDS encoding TonB-dependent receptor, translating into MRSTLYVLFFLLGCTQWSFAQEKAQLSGTFIDDKTKMPIVGVVVLLENNKQTVTTDADGVFIFVNLDAGDDQLVVNSAGIRPFRTAVSLLAGESKKLPAISLMQENQIDVQTILGVIDDDVLNDGDNQGQDIRSSVILSNDLYLNKVGFKLSPFRFRVRGYDPFYEQTYVNGVLANDQYRRVFNFASIGALNDLTRNGDVVNYNNAGNFTFGAIGGAENINMRASSYAKGGKLTGSYTNRNYYARGIFSYSTGLMDNGWAFTGAVGGRYADKGFIEGTSYNNVSYALSIEKQWAEGAHSLSLVTYGSPVVRGQQGASFQEVYDLVDNNLYNPNWGYQDGKARNSRMVTAYDPTAVLSHIWKIDERTSLTTGGMLHYGRYASSALNWYNAADPRPDYYRYLPYYFSMNPETTDPFTYAYYENLWTSNNTSVTQVNWEEMYRQNMDPENRRKYNGAALYMVEKRHSDLLEATLSSTFNKLYDNNMRLTAGVEARKSRSYQYKTVDDLLGADYVLDKDKFAERDNPGNDDIKQNDLLFPDRKAYVGDIFGYDFDIDVQSVNAWVMNNYQTSHLDFFYGTKLTYTDFQRNGNMMNGRFPNSSYGRGEKYTFFDYTLKGGLTYKINGRHYLSANTSYATEAPIPDRAYAMPRVTDQVVKGLSSSKIFASDINYTFSMPRLSGRISAFQTNFYDQLERMAYYHDSERTFVFHNLTGVNRVHRGVEAAATYRLDDNWNFDFIGTMGEYYYSNNPMGVMNSENGKLVDVEETVYMKNLYVSGTPQFAGSVAARYFYDYWFLELSANAVGRNYLAASALRRLASNYSNINPYDEASYEAYKTLTTQERFDDALTFDASIGKLFYLKDRRALNFNFSVINLLNKKDIRTGGYEQGRIDTSFPNRFASRYFYMQGMNVFLNISYRF; encoded by the coding sequence ATGCGTAGTACGCTATATGTGTTATTTTTTCTTCTAGGATGTACCCAGTGGAGCTTTGCGCAGGAAAAGGCACAGCTTTCCGGTACGTTTATAGACGATAAAACCAAAATGCCTATTGTCGGTGTGGTGGTGCTGTTGGAGAACAATAAGCAAACCGTAACAACCGATGCGGACGGCGTTTTTATATTTGTGAATTTAGATGCTGGCGACGACCAGCTGGTTGTTAACTCGGCTGGTATTCGTCCTTTTCGTACCGCCGTTTCCCTGCTCGCAGGTGAATCCAAAAAATTGCCTGCCATCAGCCTGATGCAGGAAAATCAAATCGATGTACAGACCATTTTAGGCGTAATCGATGATGATGTGCTGAATGATGGGGACAACCAAGGGCAAGATATCCGCTCTTCGGTCATTCTGTCTAATGACCTTTATTTGAATAAGGTGGGCTTTAAGTTGTCCCCTTTTCGATTTCGTGTTCGGGGATATGACCCCTTCTACGAACAAACCTACGTGAACGGTGTATTGGCCAACGACCAGTACCGTCGCGTATTTAACTTTGCATCCATCGGTGCGCTTAACGACTTAACGCGTAACGGTGATGTGGTGAACTACAATAATGCTGGAAATTTCACTTTCGGAGCCATAGGCGGAGCCGAAAATATCAATATGCGTGCTAGCTCTTACGCAAAGGGCGGCAAACTAACCGGATCTTACACCAACAGAAACTATTATGCACGCGGCATATTTAGCTACTCCACGGGATTGATGGATAATGGTTGGGCTTTTACAGGTGCTGTTGGCGGACGCTATGCAGATAAAGGCTTTATCGAAGGAACATCCTACAATAATGTTTCCTATGCGCTATCTATAGAGAAGCAATGGGCAGAAGGGGCGCATTCGCTTTCTTTGGTTACCTACGGCTCGCCTGTAGTGCGCGGACAGCAAGGAGCATCTTTTCAGGAAGTTTACGACCTAGTGGACAACAACCTCTACAACCCCAATTGGGGATATCAAGACGGGAAGGCGCGTAACTCGCGCATGGTGACGGCATACGATCCTACGGCTGTTTTGTCCCATATCTGGAAGATAGACGAGAGAACATCGTTAACAACCGGAGGAATGTTGCACTACGGGCGTTACGCCAGCTCGGCATTGAACTGGTATAATGCCGCCGATCCAAGACCGGATTACTACCGCTACTTGCCTTACTATTTCTCGATGAATCCGGAGACTACCGATCCGTTTACTTATGCTTACTACGAGAATCTGTGGACCTCGAATAATACCTCCGTTACGCAGGTAAATTGGGAGGAGATGTATCGGCAGAACATGGATCCGGAAAACCGCCGTAAGTATAACGGTGCGGCACTGTATATGGTGGAGAAAAGACATTCCGATCTGCTAGAGGCAACCTTAAGCTCTACCTTTAACAAGCTTTACGACAACAATATGCGGCTAACGGCTGGCGTGGAAGCGCGCAAATCTCGATCCTACCAGTACAAGACGGTCGATGACTTGCTGGGAGCAGACTATGTGTTGGATAAAGATAAGTTTGCCGAACGCGACAACCCCGGAAACGACGATATTAAACAAAATGACCTCTTGTTTCCCGACCGTAAAGCTTATGTGGGCGATATCTTCGGCTACGACTTCGATATAGATGTGCAGTCGGTCAACGCATGGGTGATGAACAACTACCAAACCTCGCATCTAGACTTCTTTTACGGCACGAAACTAACCTACACGGATTTTCAGCGCAACGGAAACATGATGAACGGCAGGTTTCCAAACAGCTCTTACGGAAGGGGAGAAAAATACACATTTTTTGACTATACGCTTAAGGGAGGACTAACCTACAAGATCAATGGTCGCCATTACCTTTCAGCGAATACCAGTTATGCCACCGAGGCTCCGATCCCCGATAGGGCATATGCTATGCCGCGCGTTACTGACCAAGTGGTGAAAGGCTTGAGCAGCAGCAAGATTTTCGCCTCGGATATCAACTATACCTTTTCCATGCCGCGCCTCTCGGGACGTATCTCGGCCTTTCAAACCAATTTCTACGATCAGTTGGAACGTATGGCCTACTACCATGATTCCGAGCGTACCTTTGTTTTCCATAATCTAACGGGCGTCAACCGGGTACACCGAGGTGTAGAAGCTGCCGCAACCTACCGCTTGGACGACAACTGGAATTTTGACTTTATCGGTACTATGGGCGAGTACTACTACAGTAATAACCCCATGGGTGTCATGAATTCCGAAAATGGAAAGCTGGTCGATGTCGAAGAGACGGTGTACATGAAAAACCTCTATGTGTCTGGCACACCCCAGTTTGCAGGATCCGTAGCTGCTCGTTACTTTTACGATTACTGGTTCTTGGAGTTGAGTGCTAATGCGGTGGGCCGTAATTACCTCGCGGCCTCGGCGCTGCGCCGGCTAGCGTCCAACTACAGTAATATTAATCCTTACGACGAAGCAAGCTACGAGGCCTACAAAACCTTGACTACGCAAGAACGTTTTGATGATGCATTGACCTTTGATGCATCCATAGGCAAGCTGTTTTACCTTAAAGATCGTCGGGCGTTAAATTTTAATTTTTCGGTCATCAACCTGTTGAATAAAAAGGATATCCGCACAGGCGGATACGAGCAGGGGCGGATAGACACGTCTTTTCCAAACCGCTTTGCATCCCGCTATTTTTATATGCAGGGCATGAATGTTTTCCTTAATATAAGTTATCGTTTTTAA
- a CDS encoding DUF5689 domain-containing protein, whose protein sequence is MNTLKYLFVALCLVLFNTSCEREYMAPPLNEPRYTGNLDNISILQLKQRYAAITAPVLIEEELIIKGIVVGNDESGNIYKQIYLQDASGAINIGIDQNAMYASYHVGQELYVHLKDLYVVKYGGELQIGMGSTNANRIAWQVFQEKAFPHSWPNVENAQPKVVTLNALTEDMVHTLVEIQDVRFTNGGKNAFTTGDATTNEQIRNDAGNVLDVRSSNFSDFAKDILPVGKGTVVGILSRFNGGWQLFLRTKADVKDFDGQAVEPEAPQAGTFFNETFGTGTYPSGNRPKINAFTEFDMKAPIQYSDESGWADIRSVSGDNGAHIWLPATRDAIVKISGINTLNKGAVTLSFQLAANLFNAGETANTTDIQVRANGTLLSFTGQALSNAAGDNSKFYTISIPNIPQSENLSLEFVSGVNNKLGFRLDNIKLVGGDANSGGGSSGPIIVNP, encoded by the coding sequence ATGAATACACTAAAATATTTGTTCGTTGCGTTGTGCCTAGTATTATTTAATACCTCCTGCGAACGGGAATATATGGCGCCGCCCTTAAATGAGCCAAGGTACACCGGTAATTTGGACAACATATCCATTTTACAGCTGAAACAGCGTTATGCGGCGATCACCGCGCCGGTATTGATCGAAGAGGAATTGATCATCAAAGGTATCGTTGTAGGCAATGATGAATCGGGCAATATTTATAAGCAAATCTATCTGCAAGATGCTTCGGGTGCCATCAATATTGGTATAGACCAAAATGCCATGTATGCTAGCTACCATGTGGGGCAAGAGTTATATGTACATCTTAAGGACTTGTATGTGGTCAAATATGGTGGCGAATTGCAGATAGGTATGGGCAGCACTAATGCCAATCGTATCGCTTGGCAGGTTTTTCAAGAGAAAGCGTTTCCACACTCTTGGCCTAATGTCGAAAATGCGCAACCGAAAGTAGTGACGCTTAATGCGCTTACGGAAGATATGGTGCATACCTTGGTCGAAATACAGGATGTACGATTTACCAATGGCGGGAAAAATGCGTTTACCACGGGTGATGCGACCACCAATGAGCAAATACGCAACGATGCCGGCAATGTGTTGGATGTGCGTTCTAGCAATTTTTCCGACTTTGCCAAGGATATTCTGCCGGTTGGTAAAGGTACTGTAGTGGGCATCTTAAGCCGTTTCAATGGCGGATGGCAGTTGTTTCTGCGTACTAAAGCCGATGTTAAGGATTTTGATGGTCAAGCGGTAGAACCTGAAGCACCGCAGGCCGGTACTTTCTTTAATGAAACGTTTGGTACGGGTACTTATCCATCTGGAAACAGACCAAAGATTAATGCCTTTACAGAATTTGATATGAAAGCGCCTATCCAATATAGTGATGAATCGGGATGGGCCGATATCCGCAGCGTGTCTGGCGATAATGGTGCGCATATCTGGCTGCCAGCGACACGGGATGCCATTGTGAAGATCAGCGGCATCAATACGCTGAACAAAGGGGCGGTGACCTTAAGCTTTCAGCTTGCAGCAAACCTATTTAATGCAGGTGAAACGGCGAACACGACGGATATTCAGGTACGAGCAAATGGGACATTGCTTTCCTTTACGGGGCAGGCTTTGAGCAATGCTGCGGGGGATAATAGTAAATTTTATACCATCAGCATCCCGAATATTCCGCAGTCGGAGAACCTGAGCTTGGAATTTGTTTCTGGCGTGAACAATAAACTTGGTTTCCGCTTGGATAACATCAAACTGGTAGGCGGAGATGCCAATAGTGGCGGTGGTTCCTCAGGGCCAATTATTGTTAATCCATAA
- a CDS encoding endonuclease/exonuclease/phosphatase family protein, producing the protein MNRTSFVKVAIILFFVAQSMLSIAQQKKYQVYAAAFYNLENLFDTESDTLINDDEFTTAGANRWTPEKYRKKQQNMAKVISRLGKKYCPNGPAIIGLCELENRRVLDDLVKQPALAAAGYGIVHYDSPDRRGVDVAMLYHPEQFQVLSSKVLPYHLERLPDYSTRDILLVSGKLAGEMLHVFVNHWPSRYGGKSSELREHAASIVRQAVDSLYTLDPQAKIIIMGDLNDDPTDRSVRVVLEAKKYAEQVGDTGLLNTIWQHYDRGIGSLGYQGKWNLFDQIIVSKPLLGEDRSALKFWKSEIYNPEFLITQEGRYKGYPFRTFSGNVFQNGFSDHFPTLIYLVKDLK; encoded by the coding sequence ATGAATAGAACAAGCTTCGTTAAAGTCGCTATTATCCTGTTTTTTGTTGCGCAGTCAATGCTTTCGATTGCGCAACAAAAGAAGTATCAGGTTTATGCGGCGGCCTTTTATAACTTGGAAAACCTTTTCGATACAGAGAGCGACACCTTGATCAATGATGACGAGTTTACGACGGCTGGTGCCAATCGATGGACACCGGAAAAATACCGTAAGAAACAGCAGAACATGGCGAAGGTGATCTCTCGCCTTGGCAAGAAATATTGCCCGAATGGTCCAGCCATCATTGGGCTGTGCGAGTTGGAAAACCGGCGTGTGCTCGACGATCTGGTCAAACAACCCGCATTGGCGGCGGCTGGCTACGGCATTGTGCACTACGACTCGCCCGATCGTAGAGGTGTGGATGTGGCAATGCTCTATCATCCGGAACAGTTTCAGGTGCTATCGTCGAAAGTGTTGCCCTATCATTTGGAACGCTTGCCCGACTACAGCACGCGAGATATCTTGTTGGTTTCTGGAAAATTGGCTGGCGAAATGTTGCACGTTTTTGTTAACCATTGGCCATCGCGCTATGGCGGCAAATCATCCGAACTGCGTGAGCATGCGGCTTCCATTGTACGACAGGCTGTTGACTCGCTGTATACCTTGGATCCACAGGCAAAAATTATTATCATGGGCGATTTAAACGATGATCCCACAGATCGTAGTGTGCGCGTTGTGCTGGAGGCCAAAAAATATGCAGAACAGGTTGGAGACACAGGCCTGCTAAACACCATTTGGCAGCACTATGATCGCGGCATCGGATCCTTGGGCTATCAAGGAAAATGGAACCTCTTTGATCAGATAATAGTATCCAAGCCACTCTTGGGCGAAGATCGCTCTGCCCTGAAATTTTGGAAATCGGAAATCTATAATCCCGAATTTCTGATCACACAGGAAGGGCGTTACAAGGGCTATCCTTTCCGCACCTTTTCGGGGAATGTGTTTCAAAATGGATTCTCGGATCACTTTCCCACGCTGATTTATTTAGTGAAAGATTTAAAATAG
- a CDS encoding clostripain-related cysteine peptidase, whose translation MTLLRYISFFFVACLVSSCAKDDELIPEKPVARTVMVYMAANNSLAANAYANLNQMEEGFQAVDGKLVVYARIFGQQPKIYEIVHDSSPEIKSKVLKTYGDHDSSDPEMMKIIFADMKQLAAADSYAAILWSHATNWAPANLGRVGLRSFGDDNYSSMDVQQLKAALATDLDFLIFDACSMASVEVLYELRQVTPYILASPTEVLSVGMPYEQLGSLLFAADVPTSLARMAEVYVQYYQQKNGLEQSATFSLIDTRELDALAAATKQLLATYKERIPTFSRSGIQRMDLDPSSPVVAFDFQDFLDKHFIEAEQQAVTAAINRAVRYKAHTSNFLGQPINVFSGLSTYIPVREEEHLRAFYKSLAWSADAGYDNLFWWD comes from the coding sequence ATGACACTACTGCGTTATATATCGTTTTTTTTCGTCGCTTGCTTGGTATCTAGCTGCGCTAAGGATGATGAGCTTATACCCGAAAAGCCGGTGGCCCGTACCGTGATGGTGTATATGGCTGCCAATAACAGTCTAGCGGCAAATGCATACGCCAATCTCAATCAGATGGAGGAGGGCTTCCAAGCAGTGGACGGCAAGTTGGTTGTGTATGCCCGTATATTTGGGCAGCAGCCGAAGATATATGAAATAGTGCATGATAGCAGTCCAGAAATAAAGAGCAAGGTGCTGAAAACTTACGGCGATCATGACTCGTCGGATCCCGAAATGATGAAAATCATCTTTGCGGATATGAAACAGCTTGCCGCAGCAGATTCCTACGCTGCCATCTTGTGGTCGCACGCCACAAACTGGGCTCCCGCTAATCTGGGACGTGTAGGACTGCGCTCATTTGGCGATGACAATTACAGCAGTATGGATGTGCAACAGCTAAAGGCGGCGCTAGCCACCGATTTGGATTTCCTCATCTTCGATGCCTGCTCCATGGCCTCCGTCGAGGTGCTCTACGAGTTACGCCAAGTAACGCCCTACATTTTGGCTTCCCCAACGGAGGTGCTTAGTGTGGGGATGCCCTATGAGCAGCTCGGTTCGCTTTTGTTTGCTGCCGACGTACCCACGAGCTTGGCCCGCATGGCGGAGGTATATGTGCAATACTACCAGCAGAAAAACGGCCTCGAACAGTCAGCCACATTTTCGTTGATAGACACTAGGGAGCTAGATGCTCTCGCTGCAGCCACCAAGCAACTGCTCGCCACCTACAAGGAACGTATTCCTACCTTTAGTCGCTCGGGCATTCAGCGTATGGATCTTGATCCCAGCAGTCCGGTGGTCGCCTTTGATTTTCAGGATTTCTTGGACAAACATTTTATTGAAGCGGAGCAGCAAGCTGTTACAGCGGCAATAAACCGTGCGGTGCGCTATAAGGCACACACCAGCAACTTCCTAGGGCAACCGATTAATGTGTTCTCCGGCTTATCCACCTATATTCCCGTGCGCGAAGAAGAGCATTTGCGTGCTTTTTATAAAAGCTTAGCATGGTCGGCCGACGCGGGCTATGACAACCTCTTTTGGTGGGATTGA
- a CDS encoding outer membrane beta-barrel protein, with protein sequence MLRTIKLFAPSMLLLFISHSSFAQLGFGIRLGGNLTGTDGSAFQARKRIGFQAGADLSFKFHDKIAIQAEPTYHLLRVSNHDYSPNEAHGISGGRRALRYINVPLLLKLNLTSGLALLAGPDLNHLINVDVHRLNNGAQAFVRRPNVGYMLGIDLGNVYFRYRNMRRYNNIIENGHAQLNQFQLGLKWSII encoded by the coding sequence ATGCTACGTACTATCAAATTATTTGCTCCCTCCATGCTATTGCTCTTCATCAGCCATTCCAGCTTTGCCCAACTGGGCTTCGGCATACGGCTGGGCGGCAACCTCACAGGGACGGATGGCAGTGCCTTTCAGGCGCGTAAGCGTATCGGCTTTCAGGCCGGCGCCGATCTCAGCTTCAAGTTTCATGACAAGATCGCCATACAGGCCGAGCCAACCTATCACCTGCTCCGCGTCTCCAACCACGACTACTCGCCTAACGAGGCCCATGGGATAAGCGGTGGACGACGTGCACTACGCTACATCAACGTCCCGCTATTACTCAAGCTGAACCTCACAAGCGGCCTAGCATTACTTGCTGGCCCAGACCTCAACCACCTCATCAACGTGGATGTGCATAGGCTGAACAACGGTGCGCAGGCTTTTGTGAGGCGTCCGAATGTGGGCTATATGCTCGGCATTGATCTTGGCAACGTATATTTCCGCTACCGTAATATGCGTCGATACAACAATATCATAGAAAATGGACATGCCCAGCTAAACCAGTTTCAGCTGGGCCTGAAATGGTCTATCATCTAG